GTAAAGGCAGGAGGCTAACACCGAGCCTGACAGCCACTTCAGAGAattgctttgctgctctttaaTTGGCCTGTGTGAAGGGAGAGCATTATCCATCTGCAACAAGCGGATGAGATCCTCCAGAGACCACACGCCCTGGGGCACACAGAGGCAAGGCAACAAAAAGCCTCCTTGGTGCGGCCAGTTTGAGCTTCAGTGTGTTAGTGAGGTGGGTGTGGGGATGGGTTTATGCTGATGATGCTGTGACTCTCTGATGTATGCCCTCACTATATGGAGCTAAACTGCAGAGGCTTCAACCTGcgtgcatgtgtctgtgtgcacaAGATCCCCCCTTTGTGGATGTACAGTGGTGGCTGTGTGTGCAGGGGGGAAGGAAATTGGGAACACGAGCTCTCACTACCTGTTAGGGTGGACGGTGACGAAACAATGTCAGGCAGCTGTATACAGCTTGAAGTGAGTCCATGAGGTGAGAGCTTCTCCTGGCATCATGGCATTCTCCAATAAATCAACCTCTTTCTAATGTTGTCCCTCAGCCAAAGGGGACCATGGCTTCGTTTGGAGGATGGTGCATGAAGAGATGTCGTTTGGATCATTTCCATTAGCTGAGCTGGTGAGTGAAGCCTACCCAAGACATATAACATATGTATGTTGTATACATAGACTTCCAATCCCCTGCATGCTTAAGGAGAGCCACATTAAAAGGgatttctctgctctttgaCCACATGAGGTTTCTGGTATGTAAATTCCGCAGGGCACAGATGAAGTCCCCCGGTTCACCTGGCTTCTCAGCAGAGCTACCTTGGGGGGGAATCACCTCAGAGAATTTTGCCTTCAACTACTGAGAAACTGGACGATCTTTATGGCCTCTTCAtactcaaaccattctatgattctatgattctatgattctgtgaagttgAGATATCCAACTTACTCATCCAAGCTTCTTGCTATACTCCTGCACTAGTCCTTAAAGACAATCTGGAACTTCTAGAGGGCTTTGAGCCATGTATATGAGGCAAGAGGAGCCACGTCTCTCTCCCAAGTGCCTTTGTCCAAAGAAGAGCCAGGAGTAAGCTGAGGAGGTGAGATAAGAGTACTTCAATCATACATCTTTCCACTTGGTCAGCAGAAGTCCGTCCTCTGACTCTGAGATGACAAAACTACAGAGAGATGAGCTTTAACCCTGGTAGCTATGCTGAGAACCAGATACCAGTGGAGGTAATGGAAGTATTTGCAAAAGTTTCCTATGCTGAGActtgaaacaaagcaaacataCAGGACTACAAGTCCTTGAGTAATGACTGTTCATTTGGTGCTATACGTCTGAGTTTCAGGGTCAGATCTAATTGTCCAATGTCTCTGCAGGGAAGGATTTTTCCTGGCAATTTTTATTTAGGATACATGCTGGTTTTCCATGGTCTGCACAAACTCCTTTTTGGGGGCTGGATTTGTTTTGCTACTAATAGGATCTGAAGGACCAGCAGGCGCATGCAGACTCTCACAGAAACATCCTGTCTTTGCAGATGGACCTCAACACTTGGGGGCACACAGCAAATGGGACAAGTGTGGAAGAATTTATCCTTCTTGGCTTCCCAGGCACATGGCATTCCCGGGTCTCCCTTGTGATGGTATTCGCACTGACATACTCCATGACAGTAATAGGCAATGCATCCATCATAGCCCTCGTGTGGACAAACAGGAACCTCCATACCCCAATgtactttttcctctgtaacCTCTCCTTTCTGGAGATCTGGTACACTACGGGTATTGTTCCCAAAGCCATTGGAGTCATGCTGGGGACTAGCCAGACCATCTCCTTCAGTGTCTGCATCCTCCaattgttctttcttctctccctagGCTCCACTGAGTGTTTTCTCTTGTCTGTCATGGCCTATGACCGCTACTTAGCCATATGCTACCCCTTGAGATACAGCTCCCTCATGAACAGCGTCATCTCTGCTCGGCTGGCACTCAGCTCCTGGCTGGGAGGCTTCCTGGCCATCTCACTGCTGGCCTTTCTGACATCCAGGCTGACATTCTGCGGGCCAGACATCATCAACCATTATTATTGTGATATAGATTCCTGCCTTGCCCTCTCCTGTAGTGACAGGTGGCCTGTGGAGCTGGCAACCTTCCTTGTCTCCATAATTGTCGTGCTGGCCTCCTGTGTGGTCACCCTGGTCTCCTACATATACATCATCTATTCCATCCTCAGGATCCAG
The Strigops habroptila isolate Jane chromosome 19, bStrHab1.2.pri, whole genome shotgun sequence DNA segment above includes these coding regions:
- the LOC115617967 gene encoding olfactory receptor 6F1; its protein translation is MRFLMDLNTWGHTANGTSVEEFILLGFPGTWHSRVSLVMVFALTYSMTVIGNASIIALVWTNRNLHTPMYFFLCNLSFLEIWYTTGIVPKAIGVMLGTSQTISFSVCILQLFFLLSLGSTECFLLSVMAYDRYLAICYPLRYSSLMNSVISARLALSSWLGGFLAISLLAFLTSRLTFCGPDIINHYYCDIDSCLALSCSDRWPVELATFLVSIIVVLASCVVTLVSYIYIIYSILRIQSAHGRKKAFSTCSAHLSVVTIWYGSTIFLYVKPEAQNSTDLKKIVTTLNTIVTPLLNPFIYTFRNKEVKQALRRAFQKK